The genomic DNA GCCGAGATCTACGTCATGAACGGCGATGGTGAGAAGCTCAGAAGATTGACTCGCAACGAGGCTGAGGACAAGGCTCCCGCGTGGTCTCCTGACGGTAGGTGGATAGCCTTCAGTTCCGATCGATCGTGCAACTTCGACATCTGGCTTATGGATGATCGAGGTGAAAAGTTGAAGCGGCTGACGGATAGCCCTGCGGATGAGATCCTGCCGGCATGGTCTCCCGATGGTGAGAGGATCGCTTTCGCCTCGAACATGAGCGGTGATTGGGAGATCTATCTGATGGATCTGAGGGAGGGAAGGGCGAAAAGGCTGACGAATTCACCTGGCTTGGATTCCTATCCTGCTTGGTCTCCCGATGGCGCGGCGATCTCCTTTACCTCTATGAGGGAAGGTGATATGGA from Candidatus Poribacteria bacterium includes the following:
- a CDS encoding PD40 domain-containing protein; protein product: AEIYVMNGDGEKLRRLTRNEAEDKAPAWSPDGRWIAFSSDRSCNFDIWLMDDRGEKLKRLTDSPADEILPAWSPDGERIAFASNMSGDWEIYLMDLREGRAKRLTNSPGLDSYPAWSPDGAAISFTSMREGDMEIYLMDEEGRLLRKLTDNDVDDAVSRWSPDGNHIIYQSEGERGNWEICVMDLRTGKVRRITRGEGWYVEPAWQPGHSAVGVNPLVDFRITWGWIKGEALKKRRSRR